A window of the Borreliella spielmanii genome harbors these coding sequences:
- a CDS encoding ParA family protein yields the protein MQKGGVGKTTLSGNIASYLSKTKKVILVDCDIQQGSSSTWFLNHEILRLDIKDSLLNTVNIDQVLKQIQKNFYILPCVPSGTFRRDVQHKLQDFPYLIDDFCLELEKLGFEFAIFDLSPSFELWERRIILAMCEVITPLTPEFLSLEGINIFKEEFDSLLKSYRKKVKHEKIICNMLNKSFKRHNLHLSQFKTFGYDLYEIGQDAKIAESQLYKKSIFDYYPESKSILELSRLGDALCL from the coding sequence ATTCAAAAAGGTGGCGTTGGAAAAACTACCTTAAGTGGGAATATAGCAAGCTATTTGTCTAAAACAAAAAAAGTTATATTAGTTGATTGTGATATACAGCAAGGAAGTTCTTCTACATGGTTTCTTAATCATGAAATTCTTAGGTTAGACATTAAGGATTCTCTTTTAAATACGGTAAATATAGATCAAGTATTAAAGCAAATACAAAAAAATTTTTATATTTTGCCATGTGTGCCGAGCGGAACTTTTAGAAGAGATGTTCAGCATAAATTACAGGATTTTCCATATTTGATAGATGATTTTTGCTTGGAATTGGAAAAATTGGGATTTGAATTTGCGATTTTTGATTTATCTCCCAGTTTTGAGCTTTGGGAGCGAAGAATTATTCTTGCAATGTGCGAAGTTATTACTCCATTGACTCCAGAATTTTTAAGTCTTGAAGGAATTAATATTTTTAAGGAAGAGTTTGATTCTTTGTTAAAATCTTATAGAAAAAAGGTTAAACACGAGAAGATTATTTGTAATATGCTCAATAAAAGTTTCAAAAGACATAATTTACATTTAAGTCAATTTAAAACTTTTGGATATGATCTTTATGAGATTGGACAAGATGCTAAAATAGCAGAATCGCAGCTGTATAAAAAGTCGATTTTTGATTATTATCCTGAGAGTAAATCCATCT